The following proteins are encoded in a genomic region of Arachis ipaensis cultivar K30076 chromosome B02, Araip1.1, whole genome shotgun sequence:
- the LOC107625456 gene encoding 30S ribosomal protein S1, chloroplastic: protein MMSLAQQLSVLRWSPLPSTSFSRPTTTHNRHTRTLLPVVCSVALSNAQNRERVKLKELFEQAYERCRTAPMEGVSFTVDQFTEALEKYDFDSEVGTKIKGTVFAVDASGAYVDVTAKSTAYLPLQEACIHRIKHVQEAGIVPGLREEFVVIGENEVDDGLILSLKAIEFDLAWERCRQLQAEDAVVKGKIVNGNKGGLVAEVEGLKGFVPFSQISTKLSGEELLEKELPLKFVEVDEEQSRLILSHRKAAADSQGQLGIGSVVTGTVQSLKPYGAFVDIGGISGLLHVSQISHDRITDIATVLQPGDILKVMILSHDRERGRVSLSTKKLEPTPGDMIRNPKLVFEKAEEMAQTFRQRIAQAEAMARADMLRFQPESGLTLSNEGILGPLSSELPAEGVDFNEVPSAEEHS from the exons CCTTCCGGTGGTGTGTTCGGTGGCCTTATCGAATGCGCAGAACCGAGAGAGAGTGAAGCTGAAAGAGCTCTTCGAGCAAGCCTATGAGAGATGCCGCACTGCTCCCATGGAAGGTGTTTCCTTCACCGTTGATCAGTTCACTGAAGCTCTTGAAAAGTATGATTTTGATTCTGAGGTTGGCACCAAG ATTAAGGGCACGGTATTTGCTGTAGATGCAAGTGGAGCTTATGTTGATGTTACTGCAAAGTCTACTGCATATTTGCCTCTGCAAGAGGCATGCATCCACCGAATTAAGCATGTGCAAGAAGCAGGCATAGTTCCTGGCTTGAGAGAGGAGTTTGTAGTAATTGGGGAAAATGAAGTTGATGATGGCCTGATCTTGAGTTTAAAGGCTATTGAGTTCGACCTTGCATGGGAACGCTGTAGGCAACTTCAAGCAGAAGATGCAGTTGTCAAGGGTAAG ATTGTCAATGGAAACAAGGGTGGATTGGTGGCCGAGGTGGAAGGCCTCAAGGGATTTGTTCCATTCTCACAGATTTCAACG AAATTATCTGGAGAAGAGCTACTTGAGAAGGAACTCCCTCTAAAGTTCGTGGAGGTGGATGAGGAACAGTCCAGACTTATCCTCAGTCACCGTAAAGCCGCTGCTGACAGCCAGGGACAGCTGGGAATTGGATCCGTAGTAACTGGCACTGTTCAAAGCCTAAAGCCATATGGTGCCTTCGTTGACATTGGTGGAATCAGTGGTCTCCTTCACGTCAGTCAGATCAGTCACGATCGTATAACTGATATTGCAACTGTTCTTCAACCTGGTGATATTCTGAAG GTGATGATACTAAGTCATGATCGGGAGAGAGGCCGAGTAAGCCTTTCCACAAAGAAGTTGGAACCCACACCTGGTGATATGATTCGCAATCCAAAGCTTGTCTTTGAGAAG GCGGAAGAGATGGCTCAGACATTCAGACAGAGAATAGCCCAAGCAGAAGCCATGGCTCGTGCTGATATGCTTCGGTTCCAGCCAGAG AGTGGATTAACTCTTAGCAATGAAGGGATCTTAGGACCACTTTCTTCAGAGTTGCCTGCAGAGGGAGTGGATTTCAATGAGGTACCCTCAGCTGAAGAACATTCATGA